The Eleutherodactylus coqui strain aEleCoq1 chromosome 6, aEleCoq1.hap1, whole genome shotgun sequence genome window below encodes:
- the LOC136633024 gene encoding uncharacterized protein, giving the protein MIREELQASMASLPQAQPGPSRVPKRPRQTESASSISGESLELLSEGELEDPPVPIEDEKKYYFSSSDIAHLIKAVRETMQIEEDNPPRTIQDEMFGGLRSRRKIMFPVNQTLQQVITDEWQEPEKRITVPKEIRNRLAFATEDVRLYRETPKVDIQIAKVAKKTLLPFEDTSQLSDPMDKKIDGLMKKAWEATSLTIEANIASTSVARSMALWLNRLEASIKDRAPREELASCLPLLKMATAFLADASAETVRYGAKTGVLSNSARRALWLKTWAADITSKNKLCAIPFQGEYMFGPVLDKILEKVGDKSKTLPDRQPFRKPSFPKRMRQPPPEVKGKGKTGRWSYPKGGRGGNATPAPATTGNRDTPLGGIQRAVPLSDPLKRVHKRRCRLPEQTEHPSRRMGTESASLRPTNLPVGRTADRPVRHEEKFKVPGLLLAEPQRQSTRGRRPVPKLGHGPSLRLSSLPTDPPHPQENPNQPGVSHTSCPYVGQKALVSPAKSLGDPGSIPTTSRRRSSPPGPTNIPRGREIEASSMDAESMILRGKGLSHNVITTLTKSRKPITIAIYDRIWKKFTEFCKIEPGKIPGIDIPVILEFLQAGLEKGLSPRTLKVHTAALGSYLDFPLAEHRWVRRFLKGAERLRPFVRETFPTWDLNIVLTSFCQSPFEPLSQLSLRLLTLKVTLLVAITSARRIGELQALQCIEPYMVIQDDRITFKLDPAFLPKVVSKFHREQTITLPSFCQNPRNEKEREFHNLDVRRAVLAYLEATRSFRKNNNLFIQFQGPAKGKTATKSTIARWIKTAIQEAYKARGLDPPGKIRAHSTRSLSSSWAEKGQASAEQICKAATWSSIHTFTRHYRVNVQSDKDLSYGRKVLQAVVPP; this is encoded by the exons atgataagggaagagctgcaggcttccatggcgtcccttccccaggcccagccaggtccgtcacgggtccctaaaagacctagacagaccgagtcggcgagttcgatctccggtgaatcgctggagctcctgtccgaaggggaattagaggacccaccagttcccatagaagacgagaagaaatattacttctcatcaagcgacattgcgcacctcatcaaggcggtgagggaaacaatgcaaattgaggaagataacccgccgagaacaatccaggatgagatgtttggcggcctccgatctagaagaaagatcatgttcccagtcaaccagacgctgcagcaagtgatcacagatgaatggcaggaaccggaaaaaaggatcactgttccaaaagagatccgaaaccggctcgcattcgctaccgaggacgtccgcctgtacagggaaacccccaaggtggacatccagatcgcaaaagtggccaagaagaccctcttgcccttcgaggacacctcccagctatccgatccgatggataaaaaaatcgacggattaatgaagaaagcctgggaggcaacatccctcaccatcgaggctaacatagcctcaacctcagtggctagatccatggcgctctggctaaacaggctagaagcctccataaaggatcgggcccccagagaggagttggccagctgtctccccctcttaaaaatggctaccgccttcctggctgacgcatcagcggaaacggtaagatacggggcaaaaaccggagtcctcagcaactcagcgagaagggcactatggctgaagacttgggccgcagacattacatccaaaaataagctctgcgccatccccttccaaggggaatatatgtttgggcccgtcctggacaaaatcctggaaaaagtcggcgacaagagtaaaaccctgcctgacagacaacctttcaggaaaccatccttcccgaagaggatgcgccagcctcctcccgaagttaaagggaaagggaagactggaagatggtcgtaccccaagggaggtcggg gggggaacgcgacacccgcacctgcaacgactggcaacagagatactccgctgggcggaatccaacgtgctgtccctctcagcgatccacttaaaagggtccacaaacgtcgctgccgacttcctgagcagacagagcatccatccaggagaatggggactgaatcagcgagtcttcgaccaactaatctgccagtggggagaaccgcagatagacctgttcgccacgaagagaaattcaaagtgccaggacttttactcgctgaaccccagagacaatccacgcggggtagacgccctgtcccaaagctgggacatggacctagcctacgcctttcctcccttcccactgatcccccgcaccctcaggaaaatccaaaccagccgggcgtcagtcatactagttgcccctatgtgggacaaaaggccctggtatcccctgctaaaagccttggcgatccagggtccattcctactaccagccgtagaagatcttctcctccagggcccactaacatacccaggggtcgagaaattgaagctagcagcatggatgctgaaagcatgatactgcgtgggaagggactctcccataatgtaattactaccctaacaaaaagccgtaaacctatcacgatagccatctacgataggatatggaaaaaattcacagagttctgtaaaatagagccagggaaaatcccaggaattgacatccccgtaatcctggaatttttgcaggcaggcctagaaaaaggccttagtcctagaacccttaaagtccatacagcagcactagggtcctatctagattttcccttggcagaacaccgctgggtgcgtaggtttctcaaaggggcagaacggcttcgaccctttgttagagaaacctttcctacctgggacctaaatatagtcttaactagcttttgccaatcccccttcgaacccctctcacaactctccttgaggctgctcacactaaaagttacccttttagttgccataacatcggctcggagaataggggaattgcaagcattacaatgtattgaaccatacatggtaatacaagacgacaggattaccttcaaactagacccagccttccttccgaaggtagtgtcaaaatttcatagggagcagacgatcactctgccctccttctgtcaaaatccccgtaacgagaaagagagagaatttcataacctagacgttaggagagctgttctagcgtacctagaggccacccgctctttccgtaaaaataataacctcttcattcaatttcaggggccggcaaaaggaaagacggcaactaagagcaccatcgcgaggtggatcaagaccgccatccaagaggcatataaagccaggggtctcgaccctccgggaaaaattagagctcactccactcgctctctttcctcctcttgggcagaaaaaggccaggcgtctgccgagcagatctgcaaggcggcgacctggtcgagtatacatacatttacccgacattacagggttaacgtccagtcggacaaagacctgagttacggacgtaaagtccttcaggcagtagtcccaccctag